The following proteins are co-located in the Tiliqua scincoides isolate rTilSci1 chromosome 8, rTilSci1.hap2, whole genome shotgun sequence genome:
- the IFT22 gene encoding intraflagellar transport protein 22 homolog isoform X1: MLKVKILFVGPSEAGKSVLANFLSESTEGVGSYNPTQGVRILEYEMQHNENSKGAECRFELWDCGGDKKFESCWPALMKDSHGVIIVFNPDLPSHVKEIEMWYSCFVQQQQLLDSQCLLVAHHKPGGAGDTENLTLPSPLNRLQLVHFSLEDDPEDVWMEFVKYLKSITNLVNENRDREEMLIIT; this comes from the exons GCAGGAAAATCTGTCTTGGCAAACTTCTTGTCAGAGAGCACAGAAGGTGTCGGCAGCTATAACCCAACTCAAGGAGTAAG gATCTTGGAATATGAGATGCAACATAATGAAAACAGCAAAGGGGCAGAGTGTCGCTTTGAACTGTGGGATTGTGGAGGTGATAAAAA GTTTGAGTCTTGCTGGCCAGCTCTGATGAAGGATTCCCATGGGGTCATCATAGTTTTCAACCCTGACTTGCCCAGCCATGTGAAGGAAATCGAGATGTGGTACAGCTGTTttgtccagcagcagcagctgctcgaCAGCCAGTGTCTGCTTGTAGCTCATCACAAACCAGGCGGTGCGGGAGACACAGAAAACCTCACCTTAC CTTCGCCTCTGAACAGGCTGCAACTGGtccacttcagcctagaagatGACCCTGAAGATGTCTGGATGGAATTTGTGAAATACCTCAAGAGCATCACCAACTTGGTGAATGAGAACCGAGACAGGGAAGAGATGCTGATTATCACGTAA
- the IFT22 gene encoding intraflagellar transport protein 22 homolog isoform X2, translated as MRVYSEAGKSVLANFLSESTEGVGSYNPTQGVRILEYEMQHNENSKGAECRFELWDCGGDKKFESCWPALMKDSHGVIIVFNPDLPSHVKEIEMWYSCFVQQQQLLDSQCLLVAHHKPGGAGDTENLTLPSPLNRLQLVHFSLEDDPEDVWMEFVKYLKSITNLVNENRDREEMLIIT; from the exons GCAGGAAAATCTGTCTTGGCAAACTTCTTGTCAGAGAGCACAGAAGGTGTCGGCAGCTATAACCCAACTCAAGGAGTAAG gATCTTGGAATATGAGATGCAACATAATGAAAACAGCAAAGGGGCAGAGTGTCGCTTTGAACTGTGGGATTGTGGAGGTGATAAAAA GTTTGAGTCTTGCTGGCCAGCTCTGATGAAGGATTCCCATGGGGTCATCATAGTTTTCAACCCTGACTTGCCCAGCCATGTGAAGGAAATCGAGATGTGGTACAGCTGTTttgtccagcagcagcagctgctcgaCAGCCAGTGTCTGCTTGTAGCTCATCACAAACCAGGCGGTGCGGGAGACACAGAAAACCTCACCTTAC CTTCGCCTCTGAACAGGCTGCAACTGGtccacttcagcctagaagatGACCCTGAAGATGTCTGGATGGAATTTGTGAAATACCTCAAGAGCATCACCAACTTGGTGAATGAGAACCGAGACAGGGAAGAGATGCTGATTATCACGTAA